The nucleotide sequence CTCCAGATGGGGCGCATCTTCTCAGGGGCGTTAGGGAGGCCGGCGGGACCCGTGACACTCCGTTAGACTCCCTCAGCTCTGAGAGCCGGCTCAGCCCCAccgcctccacccctgccccgggCTCCTTTTCACTGGGCGCTCGCGGGGTTGCCGGGCTGCGCCCCGTGTGGTGTGCCCGCCCCCAGCGCTGGGTGTTCGCTTCTTACGAGGCGGACACCGTTAAGCCCATTTTCCAGGTGAAGGCTCTGAGGATCGTGGAGGGTAAGGCTCGGGGATGGGAGGAGCAGGAACCCGGCCGCGTCCTCCGGGCAGCTCCCCGGACGGCGCGGGGCAGCAGTGGGCTCTCAGACACCCCCGCGAGTCCTCTCCCGGGCGCCTGCAACGAGGAGCTGTGACTGGCGCGGGAGGGCGTGCGGGCTTCGAAAAATCCTGTCTGCGCGCTCGCTGCGGAGCCGGGTAGGGCTCCGGGTCTCAGTTTACCCACGTGGGAAGACGGAGCCCTCCCAAGCCTCTGCGAACAACACAAGCCGGGGACTCGGGCCCCCAGATCCTCCGAGTCACCAAGCGAGCACACAGCGCTTACCTGCGACCCTCAGACCTGAGCTGCCCCCTGCTTCCAGCGGTGCGGCCTGGCGGGGGCCTGGCGGGCCAGTTCCCGGGACTCCGGGGGGCGGGGCTTGGGCGGTGCCGGGCGGGGCCTGAGAAGGGGGTGGGGCCAGGGGGCCAAGATTCCGTGGAGACGCCGGCAGTGCCGGGATCCGCGGCGCGCGGACTCGGACCCGGACCCGCCGTGGCGCTGCGGCGCCAGGTGAGCAAAACTAGGACCCCGCGTTGGCCCTCCACTTTCCTCAACTTTTTGTTTGGTCCCCTCCCTCCGGAAAGGCCCTGGGGGGCGGGAGCCCGGTCCTCCCTTTCCCCGGGACGGAGTGTGGGCGCGCGGGGAGGCGGGACCCCAGAGTGCTAGGGACCCGGCCCAGAGCAACTTCCCGCGGCCTGAGACCTTCCGACTGTGGCTCCAAGTTTCTCCCTCCTGGGGTCCCCAGCGTGGACCCACGCCCTCCAGAGTCTCGGGGTCTCTATGTGTGTGTCCGTCTCTCCGCACAACTCCGCCTCCCTCCCTGCAGGGACGCGCGGGGGCTCCGGGTGACCTTTCCGGGGTTGGCGCTGGGGCAGCAGCTCCGGCCTGGGGCGCCGTGGTCACTTCTGCGGTTAAGGGCCGGGGAGAAGCCTCCACACTCAGAGACGACTGGGAAACGGCCCTTGCCTCCTCCCAGGACGCTCTCGTGGCGGTGCCGGGAAGCGCACAGCGTCCGCAGGCCCGGCGTCGTGTCCCGGAGGAGCCCCCTCCTCGTGTGACCCCGgcaggcttctctgtctctctgggccGCAGTTTCCATGTGTGAAAATCAGGCTTTGGACGCAGTAGACTCTGCGGCTCCGTGCTAGGCCCTGGGCCTTCCGCACTCCTGTcggaggagggatggggt is from Meles meles chromosome 1, mMelMel3.1 paternal haplotype, whole genome shotgun sequence and encodes:
- the LOC123926517 gene encoding translation initiation factor IF-2-like, whose amino-acid sequence is MGAQLRARDARQKPELARPADGEEGGGLGLLPGASSAAGLRLPAPSSPARRSRASGGVGVPGSGVSRLPRWNPCGGPRKEALLPHSLPIRTPEAQGTTPHPSSDRSAEGPGPSTEPQSLLRPKPDFHTWKLRPRETEKPAGVTRGGGSSGTRRRACGRCALPGTATRASWEEARAVSQSSLSVEASPRPLTAEVTTAPQAGAAAPAPTPERSPGAPARPCREGGGVVRRDGHTHRDPETLEGVGPRWGPQEGETWSHSRKVSGRGKLLWAGSLALWGPASPRAHTPSRGKGGPGSRPPGPFRREGTKQKVEESGGPTRGPSFAHLAPQRHGGSGSESARRGSRHCRRLHGILAPWPHPLLRPRPAPPKPRPPESRELARQAPARPHRWKQGAAQV